One part of the Aricia agestis chromosome Z, ilAriAges1.1, whole genome shotgun sequence genome encodes these proteins:
- the LOC121738990 gene encoding uncharacterized protein LOC121738990: protein MASGSAVSSTLTSRDYHCKVCNLYLDSGESLDVHLQYHKENLYVKWGAQNGQNDTENNNGAKVRSETTVTAPADSSEMITKPSPEFQQRATPETSAQFPHPATPQSYHSAPSPYQNADQTSFSPGTQYAGGFQHTGFSAAPADQLSWEPSYNQEYKQANRFHPYNMQERVSQVSSSSPIYGQPLNQPTPSPSPNQCDKCGYVCDSVVQLNEHCNSAHAGGGGGPNSVPLAFQQFPPKQYNNTGSFQNDKIKEEQEESSDILDLDSHKVVYQGNEGETPNTSYDESSSQVRESNTRTVPLMPWETKLYSSPQVNGDISLFKDQKMFAEQKSYPADAKMFHGEQKFGYSQDKFMPVHGDQKPFLHVDQKLYPGVQMPPLGDYPGAAVGSNASDLKPPYRPYDSPNPPQITSTQPPNPSSALPSIGSKGANWKSNEARRPKTYNCTACNKWFTSSGHLKRHYNTTLHKNAVRSSGQPDPATMPISTHHHPSRDSLQNRGQQQSGESNTRSPAPDDSRGDDAGLQSPYAAQTFERSHRVAALQSKSQYAHLSQGNIENNFSNNPLANHSLQHQVGSHPINIGSQPPGLIVDGHIGSKGVTISSNPPNGEAGPSAPNHHMRDLLSVSTSNIITPVLTQNTPALTAHPLPPFSHLGVNPYSPRSTDPLGAPAPSPTPQLFINQNFQQSIAPSYPNGIAPHVTDTVINSQLIASPATSGECSPEVVKILKQETLAQPDGGRLPSFSQFHTQRFDNVIKPNVGGQFIADDTIGSFIYSNSVGGFQSAVDVGTQNIGYDLNIISKSVKDNVYTGYLDNVKNCHQYISYTIDDKSLKNDNLLNTKNGLIQILKIEKIENLIDYANKENYGDSEMTSPSRPESAGSEQNNNKSGPALAERSLKKAAADVVHKCLECDKLFNKACYLTQHNKTFHSGAKPFKCDRCGKRFPDGATYETHYLKHAHDKPFKCPECPKSFNHKTDLRRHMCLHSGSKPFSCKHCGKGFIRQDHMMKHFETHKKKIMRSSMSSMS, encoded by the coding sequence ATGGCAAGCGGCAGCGCCGTCTCGTCGACGCTGACATCGAGAGACTACCACTGCAAGGTCTGCAACCTCTACCTGGACTCCGGCGAGTCCCTGGATGTCCATCTCCAGTACCACAAGGAGAACCTCTACGTGAAGTGGGGCGCGCAGAATGGCCAGAATGATACCGAGAATAACAACGGCGCCAAAGTGAGGAGCGAGACGACGGTGACGGCGCCGGCGGACTCCAGCGAGATGATCACCAAACCCAGCCCCGAGTTCCAGCAGCGGGCGACCCCGGAGACGTCCGCACAGTTCCCTCACCCCGCCACCCCGCAGAGCTACCACAGCGCGCCCTCGCCCTACCAGAACGCCGACCAGACCTCCTTCTCGCCAGGTACCCAGTACGCTGGCGGCTTCCAGCACACCGGCTTCTCCGCCGCCCCCGCCGATCAGCTGAGTTGGGAGCCCTCCTACAACCAGGAGTACAAGCAGGCCAACCGCTTCCATCCGTACAACATGCAGGAACGGGTATCGCAGGTGTCGTCGTCGAGCCCTATCTACGGGCAGCCGCTCAACCAGCCGACGCCGTCGCCGTCGCCCAACCAGTGCGACAAGTGCGGCTACGTGTGCGACTCCGTCGTCCAGCTCAACGAGCACTGCAACTCCGCCCACGCGGGGGGCGGCGGTGGCCCCAACTCCGTACCGCTCGCCTTCCAGCAGTTTCCCCCGAAGCAGTACAACAACACCGGCTCCTTTCAGAATGATAAAATCAAAGAGGAGCAGGAGGAGTCGTCCGATATACTAGATCTAGACTCGCACAAGGTTGTCTACCAGGGCAACGAGGGCGAGACGCCGAACACGTCCTACGACGAGAGCTCCTCCCAAGTGCGCGAGAGTAATACGCGCACCGTGCCGCTAATGCCGTGGGAGACGAAGCTGTACAGCAGCCCCCAAGTCAACGGGGATATTTCGCTGTTCAAAGATCAAAAGATGTTCGCGGAACAGAAGAGTTACCCGGCCGACGCGAAGATGTTTCACGGCGAACAAAAGTTCGGCTACTCGCAGGACAAGTTCATGCCGGTTCACGGCGATCAAAAGCCGTTCCTGCACGTCGATCAGAAGCTGTATCCCGGCGTGCAGATGCCCCCGCTCGGCGACTACCCCGGCGCCGCAGTCGGGTCGAACGCGTCGGACCTGAAGCCGCCCTACCGACCCTATGACTCACCGAACCCGCCCCAGATCACGAGCACGCAGCCCCCGAATCCCTCCTCCGCGCTGCCCTCCATCGGCAGCAAGGGGGCGAACTGGAAATCAAACGAAGCTAGGAGACCAAAAACGTACAACTGCACGGCCTGCAACAAGTGGTTCACGAGCTCCGGTCACCTGAAGAGGCACTACAACACCACACTCCATAAGAACGCCGTGAGGTCGTCAGGGCAGCCGGACCCGGCAACCATGCCCATATCGACCCACCATCACCCGAGTCGCGATTCGCTGCAGAACCGCGGTCAACAGCAGAGCGGCGAGTCCAACACGCGTAGCCCTGCACCCGACGACAGCCGAGGCGACGACGCCGGCCTGCAGTCGCCCTACGCCGCGCAGACCTTCGAGCGCTCGCACCGCGTCGCCGCTCTCCAGTCAAAGTCCCAGTACGCTCATCTCTCGCAGGGTAACATAGAAAATAATTTCTCTAATAATCCTTTAGCTAATCACTCCTTGCAACATCAGGTAGGGTCGCATCCGATCAATATAGGTAGTCAGCCGCCGGGATTGATCGTGGACGGGCACATCGGGTCAAAGGGGGTCACAATTAGTTCGAATCCCCCAAACGGGGAAGCAGGTCCCTCTGCCCCAAACCACCATATGAGGGACCTGCTTTCAGTGTCGACCAGCAATATTATAACCCCGGTGCTAACGCAGAATACGCCGGCGCTTACGGCGCATCCGTTGCCCCCGTTCAGTCATTTGGGTGTCAACCCCTACAGTCCGAGGTCTACGGATCCTTTGGGAGCTCCGGCGCCGAGCCCCACGCCCCAGTTATTTATAAATCAGAATTTTCAGCAGAGTATAGCACCGAGCTACCCAAACGGGATTGCCCCCCACGTTACGGATACGGTTATCAACAGCCAGCTTATAGCCAGTCCAGCTACTTCTGGTGAATGCTCACCCGAAGTGGTGAAGATACTGAAGCAGGAGACTCTCGCGCAGCCCGATGGTGGCAGGCTGCCGAGCTTCTCCCAGTTTCACACCCAGAGATTCGACAACGTCATAAAGCCTAACGTGGGGGGTCAATTCATCGCCGATGACACCATCGGCAGCTTCATTTACAGCAATTCCGTCGGCGGTTTTCAAAGTGCCGTCGACGTAGGAACGCAGAACATAGGCTACGACCTTAATATAATTTCGAAATCGGTCAAGGACAACGTGTACACCGGCTATCTAGATAACGTAAAAAACTGTCATCAGTACATTTCGTATACGATCGACGACAAATCTCTAAAAAACGACAATCTTCTCAACACCAAAAACGGCTTAATACAAAttctaaaaatagaaaaaatcgaaaatctGATAGATTACGCGAACAAAGAGAACTACGGGGACAGCGAGATGACATCACCGAGCCGGCCGGAGAGCGCCGGCTCCGAGCAGAACAACAACAAGTCGGGTCCGGCCCTCGCCGAGCGCAGCCTCAAGAAGGCCGCCGCCGACGTGGTGCACAAGTGTCTCGAGTGCGATAAGCTGTTCAACAAGGCGTGCTACCTCACGCAGCACAACAAGACCTTCCACTCGGGCGCCAAGCCGTTCAAGTGCGACCGCTGTGGCAAGCGCTTCCCCGACGGCGCGACCTACGAGACCCACTACCTGAAGCACGCGCACGACAAGCCCTTCAAGTGCCCCGAGTGCCCCAAGTCGTTCAACCACAAGACCGACCTGCGCCGGCACATGTGTCTGCACTCAGGCTCTAAGCCCTTCTCCTGCAAGCACTGCGGGAAGGGCTTCATCCGCCAGGACCACATGATGAAACATTTCGAGACGCACAAGAAAAAGATTATGCGCTCGTCCATGTCGTCCATGTCGTAG